The following proteins are co-located in the Anomalospiza imberbis isolate Cuckoo-Finch-1a 21T00152 chromosome 1, ASM3175350v1, whole genome shotgun sequence genome:
- the KCNS2 gene encoding potassium voltage-gated channel subfamily S member 2: MTRQSLRALSEANFEDNEISINVGGFKKKMRSNTLLRFPETRLGKLLSCHSKESILELCDDYDDTKNEFYFDRNPELFPYVLHFYNTGKLHVMGELCVFSFSQEIEYWGINEFFIDSCCSYSYHGRKMEPDQEKWEEQSDQESTTSSFDEILAFYNDASKFDKQPFGNIRRQLWLALDNPGYSVLSRIFSVLSIVVVLGSIVTMCLNSLPDFQIVDSNGNTEEDPRFEIVEHFGIAWFTFELVARFAVAPDFLRFFKHALNLIDLMSILPFYITLIVNLVVESSPTLANLGRVAQVLRLMRIFRILKLARHSTGLRSLGATLKYSYREVGLLLLYLSVGISIFSVVAYTIEKEDNEGLATIPACWWWATVSMTTVGYGDVVPGSTAGKLTASACILAGILVVVLPITLIFNKFSHFYRRQKQLESAMRSCDFGDGMKEVPSVNLRDYYAYKVKSLMASLTNMSRSTPSELSLNDSLH; encoded by the coding sequence ATGACAAGGCAGAGTCTGAGGGCTTTATCTGAAGCGAATTTTGAAGACAATGAGATCAGCATCAACGTTGGAGGCTTTAAGAAAAAGATGAGATCCAACACATTATTAAGGTTCCCTGAGACCAGGCTGGGCAAATTGCTGAGCTGCCACTCAAAGGAGTCGATACTGGAGCTTTGTGATGACTATGATGACACCAAGAACGAATTTTATTTTGACAGGAACCCCGAGCTCTTTCCTTACGTGCTACATTTTTATAACACTGGCAAGCTCCATGTGATGGGTGAACTCTGTGTCTTTTCTTTCAGCCAGGAGATTGAATACTGGGGAATCAATGAATTCTTTATAGACTCCTGCTGCAGTTATAGCTACCATGGGAGGAAAATGGAGCCAGACCAAGAGAAATGGGAGGAACAAAGTGACCAGGAAAGTACAACATCTTCTTTTGATGAGATTTTGGCATTCTACAATGATGCCTCTAAATTTGACAAACAGCCCTTTGGAAACATCAGGAGGCAGCTCTGGCTTGCTTTGGATAATCCTGGGTACTCGGTTTTAAGCCGCATCTTCAGTGTCCTTTCAATAGTGGTGGTGTTGGGCTCCATTGTGACCATGTGCCTGAACAGCCTCCCAGACTTTCAGATTGTTGACAGCAACGGGAACACCGAGGAAGACCCTCGCTTTGAAATCGTGGAACATTTTGGTATTGCATGGTTCACTTTTGAACTGGTGGCAAGATTTGCAGTAGCTCCTGACTTTTTAAGATTTTTCAAGCATGCCCTGAATTTGATTGACCTAATGTCTATCCTTCCATTTTATATTACATTAATTGTCAACTTGGTGGTAGAAAGTAGTCCAACTTTAGCAAATTTAGGCAGAGTTGCACAAGTCCTGAGACTCATGAGGATTTTCCGCATATTAAAGCTTGCTAGACACTCCACAGGTCTCAGGTCTCTTGGAGCAACTCTGAAGTACAGCTACAGAGAGGTGGGGCTTCTTTTACTCTACCTCTCTGTTggcatctccattttctcaGTAGTGGCTTATACCATTGAGAAAGAAGACAATGAGGGGTTAGCCACCATCCCTGCTTGTTGGTGGTGGGCTACTGTTAGCATGACCACAGTTGGCTACGGAGATGTGGTGCCAGGGAGCACTGCTGGCAAGCTGACAGCATCTGCATGCATCCTAGCTGGTATCCTAGTGGTAGTGCTTCCCATTACACTGATCTTTAATAAATTCTCCCACTTCTATAGGCGTCAGAAGCAGTTAGAGAGCGCCATGAGAAGCTGTGATTTTGGTGATGGCATGAAAGAAGTTCCATCTGTCAACTTAAGGGACTACTATGCTTATAAAGTTAAATCCCTTATGGCCAGTCTGACCAATATGAGCAGGAGTACCCCCAGTGAGTTGAGCCTGAATGATTCACTGCATTAG